GCTTGAGTTGCAGGGCTTAAGGTATCTTTGATTTCAACAAAATTAACATAGGCAAAGAATTCATTGACGACAACTTTTTGCCCAATAAAACTACCTGCTTGCAGCATTTCATTGACCGGAACACCAATAACATAAGCAAACGGTGCAAAAAGGTAACCCAAGAAAAATTCTATGGTGATATCTTCATAACCGAATAAGCCAAAAACACCGCCAATTAGCGAATTTAACAATGCTATTAAGGCAATGAAGGCAAGTAACATTGCACCGACATTTACTGCCAATTTAAGACCTGACGCTGCACCAGAAGCGGCGGCATCAATTACATTTGTTGGTTTTTCATTTTCGTCATCATAATCGACAGACTCGGTAACTATTTTATCGTGTTCAGTTTCAGGGCAAATGATTTTAGCCATTAATAGTCCACCTGGGGCGGCCATAAATGAAGCGGCAATTAGATATTTTAGTTCAATACCTAGGCCAGCGTATCCTGCTAAAATAGAACCTGCAACGGATGCTAGGCCACCAACCATGATGGCAAATAGCTCTGATTGGGTCATTTTTGCAATATAGGGACGAATAATAAGAGGGGCTTCGGTTTGACCGACAAATATGTTGGCCGTAGCTGAAAGTGACTCAGGTTTGCTTGTCTTTAAAAGCTTTTGTAATGCGCCGCCGATGATTTTAATTACCCATTGCATTATGCCAAGGTAATAAAGCACAGCAATTAAAGACGAAAAGAAAATAATATTAGGCAATACTCTGATGGCAAAGACAAAACCTACACCATTGTCAAACATAGCATCGGTACCTAAACCACCAAAAAGAAAGTTAATGCCTACTTTTGCACTATCAATAACACTTTGCACGCCATTAGTCATAGACAGCAAAACATCTTTACCAAAGGGAACATATAACACAAAAGCGCCAAGCAGCACTTGTAGTGCAAAAGCTAAACCGACTGTGCGAATATTTATTGATTTTTTTCCACTTGATAACGCGTAGGCGATAGCTAACAAAACGAAAATTCCTAGCACACCTCTTAGAGCACCTAATTCCATGAATACCTCTTATATTTTATTATTATATTTATTGTTGTGGGGGTAATTGTGAAAGTTGTCGAATTTTTGCTTTGATCACCTCAATTGCCATTCTATTTTTACCTCCTCGGGTAATAACAATATCAGCCCAAGCTTTAGAGGGTTCAATAAATTGATAATACATTGGCCTAACCGTTGCTAAATATTGGTTAGTGACCGATTCAATACTGCGGTTACGTTCAACTAAATCTCGCTTAATTCTTCTAATGAGACATATGTCTAATGGTGTATCCATGTAGACCTTAATGTCAAAACACTCTCTTAATTCCTTGTTAGATAAAAGTAATATACCTTCAACTAGAATTATTTTAGTGGGTAAAAACTTTTTACTCTCATCGAGCCGGGTATGAGTTTTGTAACAATAAACAGGACTATTAATCATCTGATTTTCAGTGAGTTTTTTTAAGTGCTCTGATAAAAGTTCGTGTTCAAATGCACTGGGATGATCATAGTTAGTTTGCTCACGCTCTTGCATGGACAAATGAGATTGGTCACGATAATAAGCATCTTCATAAATAATAGAAATACCACTGTCACCAAGCTCATCAATAAGCTCATCATGTATTGTTTTGGCAAAAAGAGTCTTGCCTGAGGCCGAAGGGCCAGCGATAGCAATAATTGTTGGTTTAATTGGTTTCAATGTTCAGCCTGTAGTTAAAGCAAATATCAATAATTAAGAATTTTTTACTATCTTGAGCTTTGTTAGTAATTGGCGCAAGATATTCTCTATAGTTTAGATAAATAATCAGCGACAAGATAAAGCTCTATTTACCCTTAATTGTAAAGATGATAAATTAACACAACTTGACCAGTTGGTCATAGTTTTTGACAAATTATTTTAATCATTGTGATTAAATGTAAAAAGGAAACATTATGGCTCGTGCAATAATTATAGTTATTGATAGCTTGGGTATCGGTTATTCTCCAGATGCTGTTGATTTTGGTGATGTGGGCGCAAATACGTTTGCTAACCTAGCTCGTGCTTATTATGAAGAAACAGGTAAAGAGATTTTCTTACCCAACTTATCGGCACTTGGAATGATAAAGGCTTGTGAACAAGCATCTAATCAAACATTTCCTTATCAGGGTCAAGAACCAAGTAAAGGTGCTTATGGTTTTGCACAAGAAATAAGTACTGGTAAAGATACGCCCAGTGGTCACTGGGAGATGGCAGGCGTACCTGTACTTTTTGATTGGGGATATTTTACCGATAAAAACAGTAGCTTTCCCACATCATTAATTGACGATATTAATCGTGAAACGGGTTTTGATGGCATATTAGGCAATTGTCATGCTTCAGGTACCGAAATTCTTACCCGTTTAGGACAAGAGCATATTGAAACAGGTTTACCGATTTGTTATACCTCGGCCGATAGCGTTTTTCAAATAGCTGCGCATGAAGAACATTTTGGTTTAGATAACCTCTATAAATACTGTGAAACGGTTCGAGAGTTACTTGGTGATTTAAATATAGGACGTGTTATTGCTAGACCCTTTGTAGGAGATAGTGCTGATAACTTTGCTAGAACAGGTAACCGTAGAGATTACTCAGTGTTACCGCCAGCTCCTACGGTACTTGATAAAATATCACAGGAAGGAACTCATGTTATCAGTGTTGGTAAAATTGCTGATATTTTCGCTCATCAAGGCATTGATGAAAAAACAAAAGCGACTGGGCTCAATGCACTTTTTGATGCCACTTTGGATCATATTAATACCGCACAAGACAATTCACTCATTTTCACTAATTTGGTTAATTTTGATCAAGATTTTGGTCATAGACGCGATGCTATCGGTTATGCAAAAGAGCTTGAAGCACTAGATGTTCGTATACCTGAGCTCTTTCATGCGATGTCTGCGGAGGATGTACTATTCTTAACCGCTGATCATGGTTGTGATCCAACATGGCCTGGTACTGAGCATACTCGAGAGTATGTACCTATTATTGCTTATCATCATCAGATTGACTCTGTAAACCTTGGTAACCGTAAGACGTTCGCTGATTTAGGACAAAGTGTCGCCGAGTTATTTAACGTAGAAGCAATGGACTACGGCACAAGCTTTCTGTCAGAGATATACAGTAAGTAATAAAACAATAAAGTTATAAGTACAGTGAATGGTAGGGGGAAGTTCTACCGCAATTAATTCAATAACCTGTATAAGTTCTACTACACTATAAAACATAATAAAAACAAAAGATAAAAAGCATAAAACATAATAAATAACAAAAACAGTTCTGGGAGTAAACAAATGAAAATATTTAAAAAAAGCGTATTGTCACTTTGTGTGCAGGCGTCAATCATTGCGAGCGTTACTGGTTTCTCTGCTAGTGCCCTAGCAGCAGAAGAAGTGGATAAGAATAAGCTAGAAGTCATTGAGGTTACTGCACGTAAACGTGTTGAAAATGTTCAAGAAGTTCCGGTTTCTGTCTCTTCTTTACAAGGTGAAAATCTTGATGCTTACAGCTCTGGGGGGATGGATATTCGCTTTATGAGTGCTCGTATTCCAAGTCTTGCGGTAGAGTCCTCATATGGACGAAGCTTTCCCCGATTTTATATTCGTGGTTTAGGTAATACTGATTTTGACTTAAATGCTTCACAGCCTGTTTCCTATGTCGTGGATGATGTTGTTCAAGAAAATCCAATTTTAAAAGGTTTTCCTGTCTTTGATGTAGAAAGAGTCGAAGTGCTTCGTGGGCCTCAAGGAACGTTGTTTGGACGTAATACGCCAGCTGGCTTAGTTAAGTTTGATTCAATGAAGCCAACACAGTCTTTTGATGGTTATGCTGCAATTTCTTATGGTACTCGTGGCGCAATTGATTCATCAGGCGCAATTGGTGGTGGTTTAACTGATAATTTATCAGTTCGGGTGTCTGCTCTGCATCAATCAAAGGGTGACTATATCGATAATAGAGCAGTTGGCTTTGAGAAAAAAGACCAATTAGGTGGTTATGATGATAATGCTGCCCGTATTCAGTTTTTATATGAAGGTAGTGCTTTTAGCGCATTGTTTAATTATCATTTTAGAGACCTTGATGGCTCGCCTATTGTTTTTCATCCCAATATTGCTACTCCTGGGACTAATAATATTCGCGGTGACTTTGAAGCTGATGTCGTTTATCAAGATGCAGGTCAATTTGCAACTCAGGATGTATCAACTCAAGGTAGTAGTTTAAAGCTTGAGTGGGATATTGATGATTACACTGTAACGTCTATCACGGCTTGGGAAAGCGCTGAGATATTTTCTAGAGCTGATGTTGATGGCGGCTATAACGGTTTTCCTCCTGCAGGTGATGCCAATGCAGTATGGTGGGGGGCTCAAACAGCGGATGAAATTCCTGAGCATGATCAATATACGCAAGAGCTTCGTTTAGCTTCCAATTTTGCAGGTAAGCTTAATTATCAAGTGGGTCTTTTCTACTTTAGTGAAGAATTAATTATTAATACTTATGATTATTTTACTCGAGATGGTACATCAACACCATCTGACCCAGCGCACGGCGCACAGAACGGTGAATCAACACAGTATCAAGATACAACAGCTTGGGCAGTATTTGGCTCTGTTGATTACGATTTCACAGAAGACTTAGCAATAACAGTAGGCCTTCGTTACTCTGACGATCAGAAAGACTT
The DNA window shown above is from Colwellia psychrerythraea 34H and carries:
- a CDS encoding phosphopentomutase, yielding MARAIIIVIDSLGIGYSPDAVDFGDVGANTFANLARAYYEETGKEIFLPNLSALGMIKACEQASNQTFPYQGQEPSKGAYGFAQEISTGKDTPSGHWEMAGVPVLFDWGYFTDKNSSFPTSLIDDINRETGFDGILGNCHASGTEILTRLGQEHIETGLPICYTSADSVFQIAAHEEHFGLDNLYKYCETVRELLGDLNIGRVIARPFVGDSADNFARTGNRRDYSVLPPAPTVLDKISQEGTHVISVGKIADIFAHQGIDEKTKATGLNALFDATLDHINTAQDNSLIFTNLVNFDQDFGHRRDAIGYAKELEALDVRIPELFHAMSAEDVLFLTADHGCDPTWPGTEHTREYVPIIAYHHQIDSVNLGNRKTFADLGQSVAELFNVEAMDYGTSFLSEIYSK
- a CDS encoding NupC/NupG family nucleoside CNT transporter — encoded protein: MELGALRGVLGIFVLLAIAYALSSGKKSINIRTVGLAFALQVLLGAFVLYVPFGKDVLLSMTNGVQSVIDSAKVGINFLFGGLGTDAMFDNGVGFVFAIRVLPNIIFFSSLIAVLYYLGIMQWVIKIIGGALQKLLKTSKPESLSATANIFVGQTEAPLIIRPYIAKMTQSELFAIMVGGLASVAGSILAGYAGLGIELKYLIAASFMAAPGGLLMAKIICPETEHDKIVTESVDYDDENEKPTNVIDAAASGAASGLKLAVNVGAMLLAFIALIALLNSLIGGVFGLFGYEDITIEFFLGYLFAPFAYVIGVPVNEMLQAGSFIGQKVVVNEFFAYVNFVEIKDTLSPATQAIVTFALCGFANLSSIAILLGGIGSMAPSRRHDIARLGMRAMIAATLANLMSAAIAGIFISL
- the udk gene encoding uridine kinase — translated: MKPIKPTIIAIAGPSASGKTLFAKTIHDELIDELGDSGISIIYEDAYYRDQSHLSMQEREQTNYDHPSAFEHELLSEHLKKLTENQMINSPVYCYKTHTRLDESKKFLPTKIILVEGILLLSNKELRECFDIKVYMDTPLDICLIRRIKRDLVERNRSIESVTNQYLATVRPMYYQFIEPSKAWADIVITRGGKNRMAIEVIKAKIRQLSQLPPQQ
- a CDS encoding TonB-dependent receptor → MKIFKKSVLSLCVQASIIASVTGFSASALAAEEVDKNKLEVIEVTARKRVENVQEVPVSVSSLQGENLDAYSSGGMDIRFMSARIPSLAVESSYGRSFPRFYIRGLGNTDFDLNASQPVSYVVDDVVQENPILKGFPVFDVERVEVLRGPQGTLFGRNTPAGLVKFDSMKPTQSFDGYAAISYGTRGAIDSSGAIGGGLTDNLSVRVSALHQSKGDYIDNRAVGFEKKDQLGGYDDNAARIQFLYEGSAFSALFNYHFRDLDGSPIVFHPNIATPGTNNIRGDFEADVVYQDAGQFATQDVSTQGSSLKLEWDIDDYTVTSITAWESAEIFSRADVDGGYNGFPPAGDANAVWWGAQTADEIPEHDQYTQELRLASNFAGKLNYQVGLFYFSEELIINTYDYFTRDGTSTPSDPAHGAQNGESTQYQDTTAWAVFGSVDYDFTEDLAITVGLRYSDDQKDFTAELLDHPFIPGADGGNFSESVDVSDSHVSWDISGTYKINKNINWYARVANSFRAPSIQGRVLYDQNVSVADSETITSYETGLKSDVLEGRGRVNASVYYFDMNDQQLTAVGGTSNSNTLLNSNGTIGYGIELDSEWILTDNIIATFNISYNKTEIDDDGLAVAACGSGTCTVTDPTFQVPGDFGPTTMAYIDGNSLPNAPEWISNLTLSYVKEIGDGEFFAHTDLTYRGKVDFFLYRAEEFEGEALIEVGARTGYNWISGDNEYEVSAFVRNLTDEEVIIGGVDFNNNSGMVNEERFVGAAFKVSFF